CTCTTGCCACCAAATATTTAGCAAATTTTGCCCAACGCCTTCCACCAATACCAGGATATGGCGGAAAAGAATAACATATAATTAATACTTGTTTAGTCATCTTTTTTGTTAATCAGCGACTAAAGTATAAAGTTTTTCTATTAAATCAGATTGAGTAGGGTAATTAATCAAAATGGATTGAGAATTATTATTTTTATAGATGAAAAAGCTGCTTCCTGCAATGGCTGAAGCTCCTGCTTTTACGGCAGATAACATATCCGAAATACCATTCAAACCTCCACAAGCCACTAAAGGAATTGTCAATTGAGAAGCTATTTTATTTATTAAATTGGTGTCCAAGCCTTGAAAAGTACCTTCTCTATCTATGTTTTGTAAAATAATTTCGCCAGCACCGAGCATTTCGCATTGTTTAGCAAATTCAACTACATCCATATCTTTTTTTTTGCTCGCACTCACAAAATAAGGAAGAGTGCTTCCGAAAAAATTTTTTTTCACATCCATACAAACAACAACACTTTGCGAACCGTAACATTCCGCTATTTCAGTAATGATATTCATATTTTTATACAATATCGAATTTAAAATAATTTTTTCTACACCAAGCGAGAAAAGTATTTTAGCTTCTTCCAGTGTTTTTATAGCACCACCATACGCCAATGGCATAAAGCATTCGCTTGCCATTTCTTCTATCAATTTGTAGTTTGGAAAATTTTTTTTTTGAGAGTCCGTTATGTCCAACACAACTATTTCGTCTACTTCCTTATCATTGAAAATTTTAATGGAATTGATTGGATCACCAATGTAATTTGGTTTCTTAAATCGAATCGTTTTCACTAGTTTCCCTTCATCCATTGTCAAAACAGGAATTACGCGTATTCTTTTCATGTCAAAAATAATGAATGAAATTATGCATTAGTTGCATTCCGAATTTATGGCTTTTCTCTGGATGAAATTGAAAACCAATAATATTATCTTTCGCAATACCGCAATCAAATGGATGCTGATATATAGATTGTGCAATTGTGTTTTTAGGTGATGCACATTGAACATAATATGAATGCACAAAATAATAACGTGGCGTGTCTTTAATCTCTCTAAATATGGAATGTTCTGGCATAGTAAGATTGACATCTGTCCAACCCATGTGCGGAACTTTTACGGTATTATTTTCGAATTTAAATTTTATGGTTTTAGCGTCTATCCATCCCAATCCTTCACAATTACCTTCTTCGCTGTAATTGGTAAGTAATTGCATTCCCAAACAAATACCCATTAATGGAATTTTATCTACCAGTACTTTTTTATTTAAAATTTCGATGAATTGAAGTTCACGTAAATTCGCCATGGCTTTATTGAACGCACCAACTCCCGGCAAAATAATTTTTTCAGCAACATTTATTTTTTCAATGTTGTTGGTAATTTCAGCTTCTCCTCCAATTTTTTTTATTAAATTTTTGATGGAAGCCAAATTCCCCATCCCATAATCTATAATCGTAATTTTTTTTGCAGCATTCATCCGCGCAAAGTTATTCATTTAAGGAAGATAAAAAGGAAACAAAAACAGGTTTTAAAATTATTTTTTTAATAATGCAGTGATGGGTTTAAGTACTTTAAGAAGTCGAAAATAATGTTTCCAATAATCTTGATCCGTTTTATAATCCGAATGTTTATGTATTGGAGCACACATATATTCCTGAAAACTTTCTTCTGAAAAATTTAATTTTTTCAGTACATATTCTTTGTCTGTTTTCAAAACGCTCGCATCATATATTGGCAAAGACATCTCTTTTAAAGCGTCTTCGCGAGTGATTTGTCCAGATTGAATTAAGCACGAATAATGGAACTGTCTTTTATCAATATGAAATTTTTGAGGCAAAATATACCCTTGATAAAACCTAGTAAAAATAGATTCGTAATGCTTTCCGCCATAATCTCTCCAACCCAGTTCATTTATTAAAATATTTTTCACGGCAGCCTTGTTGTAATCTGTATAATTAAGTAATGGTACAAATTCATATTTCGATAAAAATCGAATAAAAAGGTTTTTAAAAAAACTGATGGAAGGAAATGTTTTCCGTTTTAATGTACCAAATTTGGTGTGAATATCTTTGAAATTAATAAAATCGAGTTTCCTATGTACCC
This Bacteroidia bacterium DNA region includes the following protein-coding sequences:
- a CDS encoding AglZ/HisF2 family acetamidino modification protein, translating into MKRIRVIPVLTMDEGKLVKTIRFKKPNYIGDPINSIKIFNDKEVDEIVVLDITDSQKKNFPNYKLIEEMASECFMPLAYGGAIKTLEEAKILFSLGVEKIILNSILYKNMNIITEIAECYGSQSVVVCMDVKKNFFGSTLPYFVSASKKKDMDVVEFAKQCEMLGAGEIILQNIDREGTFQGLDTNLINKIASQLTIPLVACGGLNGISDMLSAVKAGASAIAGSSFFIYKNNNSQSILINYPTQSDLIEKLYTLVAD
- the hisH gene encoding imidazole glycerol phosphate synthase subunit HisH, translated to MNNFARMNAAKKITIIDYGMGNLASIKNLIKKIGGEAEITNNIEKINVAEKIILPGVGAFNKAMANLRELQFIEILNKKVLVDKIPLMGICLGMQLLTNYSEEGNCEGLGWIDAKTIKFKFENNTVKVPHMGWTDVNLTMPEHSIFREIKDTPRYYFVHSYYVQCASPKNTIAQSIYQHPFDCGIAKDNIIGFQFHPEKSHKFGMQLMHNFIHYF
- a CDS encoding N-acetyl sugar amidotransferase gives rise to the protein NQNDPDLILDTKGICNHCHAFDIAYSKLPKGEERDKELLRIMQRIKAERKNKKYDCLLGVSGGVDSSYLAYLCKKLDLHPLIIHFDNGWNSELAVQNIESLLNKLEYDLQTYVINWEEFKDIQLAYFKAGVVDLEFPTDHAILSSMFNIAKKNKIKYILSGHNIVTEGVYMPKSWVHRKLDFINFKDIHTKFGTLKRKTFPSISFFKNLFIRFLSKYEFVPLLNYTDYNKAAVKNILINELGWRDYGGKHYESIFTRFYQGYILPQKFHIDKRQFHYSCLIQSGQITREDALKEMSLPIYDASVLKTDKEYVLKKLNFSEESFQEYMCAPIHKHSDYKTDQDYWKHYFRLLKVLKPITALLKK